A genomic region of Salinibacter pepae contains the following coding sequences:
- a CDS encoding lytic transglycosylase domain-containing protein yields MAPNTSRFLTRALLAGGALFLLAALGAVPGVPPAWGQTGPHVDAHVRHVAQNTRPKAPARSTRRRLRDYDSYVRYFSGLAYTRSGVNLSTNFVRALIAAESAARPRAVSSAGAIGLLQIRPETGRRAARALYDTGYEFRFVDRRRLRRLSAEDLKDPALNILIGCYLLDRYNAEFGDHLARTVGAWNAGPGRVRQYRGTPPYEETVGLIRRVNAFYLFFRRQDARAP; encoded by the coding sequence ATGGCACCCAACACCTCTCGGTTTCTGACCCGCGCTCTCCTCGCGGGCGGGGCGCTGTTCCTCCTTGCCGCCCTGGGGGCCGTTCCGGGCGTTCCGCCCGCGTGGGGGCAGACGGGGCCCCACGTCGACGCGCATGTGCGGCACGTGGCCCAGAACACGCGCCCCAAGGCCCCGGCCCGTTCGACCCGGCGTCGCCTCCGGGACTACGACTCGTACGTCCGGTACTTCTCCGGGCTGGCGTACACCCGAAGCGGGGTCAACCTGAGCACCAATTTCGTGCGGGCCCTGATTGCGGCCGAGTCGGCCGCTCGCCCCCGCGCCGTGTCGTCGGCCGGGGCCATCGGGCTCCTGCAGATCCGGCCCGAGACGGGGCGCCGGGCCGCCCGTGCCCTCTACGACACCGGATACGAGTTCCGGTTCGTCGACCGACGCCGCCTCCGCCGCCTATCGGCCGAGGACCTGAAGGACCCGGCCCTCAACATCCTCATCGGCTGCTACCTGCTCGACCGCTACAACGCGGAGTTCGGCGACCACCTGGCCCGGACCGTCGGGGCGTGGAACGCGGGCCCGGGCCGGGTGCGCCAGTACCGCGGCACGCCCCCCTACGAGGAAACGGTGGGGCTCATCCGCCGCGTGAACGCCTTCTACCTCTTCTTCCGACGTCAGGACGCCCGGGCCCCGTAG
- a CDS encoding protein-glutamate methylesterase/protein-glutamine glutaminase, giving the protein MIRVLVVDDSLVMRKAISRIFEQADDTTVVDTATNGEAGVEKARRLEPDVVTMDVEMPKMNGIEAVRHIMEASPRPILMLSSLTEKGAEVTMKAMRAGAADFLSKGASSATLRANDVEEKLLDKVRALANSNARLFRGGGPPPAETASSTGSRETSSSPAPTSSGTDTATGGSYELAVIGVSTGGPMALQHVIPALPAAFPLPVAIVQHMPAQFTRSLADRLDSLSELAVAEAEDGMLLEPGRVVVAAGDRHLTVERRKGALTTRTPAEPAGDSHRPSVNVLFRSAVEACREDVLSLVMTGMGKDGLEGARRIQDDGGTVYVQDEDTSVVYGMPRAVAEAGLADATFPLDDLPDAMQKAAGAPARP; this is encoded by the coding sequence ATGATCCGAGTGCTCGTCGTTGATGATTCGTTGGTGATGCGGAAGGCCATCTCGCGGATTTTCGAGCAGGCCGACGATACGACCGTCGTGGACACGGCCACAAACGGCGAGGCCGGGGTCGAAAAGGCGCGTCGACTGGAGCCCGACGTGGTAACGATGGACGTCGAGATGCCGAAGATGAATGGCATCGAGGCCGTCCGCCACATCATGGAGGCGTCCCCCCGTCCCATCCTCATGCTGAGTTCCCTCACGGAGAAGGGGGCCGAGGTGACGATGAAGGCGATGCGGGCGGGCGCGGCCGATTTTCTGTCGAAGGGGGCGTCCAGTGCCACCCTCCGGGCCAACGACGTCGAGGAAAAACTGCTCGACAAGGTGCGAGCCCTCGCAAATTCGAACGCGCGGCTGTTCCGGGGGGGCGGGCCTCCCCCTGCCGAGACGGCGTCGTCGACGGGCTCCCGGGAAACATCGTCCTCCCCTGCCCCCACGTCGTCCGGCACCGACACCGCGACGGGGGGCTCCTACGAGTTGGCCGTTATCGGCGTGTCCACCGGCGGGCCGATGGCCCTCCAGCACGTCATCCCGGCCCTGCCCGCCGCGTTTCCGCTGCCGGTCGCGATTGTGCAGCACATGCCGGCCCAGTTCACGCGCTCGCTGGCCGATCGCCTCGATTCGCTCAGCGAACTCGCGGTGGCCGAGGCCGAAGACGGGATGCTTCTCGAACCGGGACGGGTCGTCGTCGCGGCGGGGGACCGCCACCTTACGGTGGAGCGACGCAAGGGGGCCCTCACGACCCGTACGCCGGCGGAGCCGGCGGGCGACTCCCATCGGCCATCGGTGAACGTCCTCTTCCGGTCCGCCGTCGAAGCGTGCCGGGAAGACGTGCTGTCCCTCGTCATGACGGGCATGGGGAAGGACGGGTTGGAGGGGGCCCGGCGCATCCAGGACGACGGGGGGACCGTCTACGTCCAGGACGAGGACACCTCCGTGGTCTACGGGATGCCGCGTGCTGTTGCGGAGGCGGGACTCGCGGACGCGACGTTTCCGCTCGATGACCTGCCCGATGCGATGCAAAAGGCCGCGGGGGCCCCGGCCCGCCCGTAG
- a CDS encoding chemotaxis protein CheA, whose translation MSEQHPIHDDGMQEIVESFVVEATEIYDGLEGDLLQLEKTPEDEELVDSVFRDVHTVKGTAGFLDLEQLSTLAHRFEEVLDAMREQEVDFEPAMTDVMLCAFDHMKVLTQQVVDRDLEPLDLEPLLDALEAINEGTFEAGSVSLPDPDGGAPEEVGGDASGGADEPADANETGDTEGAASSDAGEPSDDTASTDGDGGGGDSGRQAPDTIRVEVSRLNQLMDLVGELVLGRNRLLQLITEARTEHDARADTDERLRLDSLLGELEEASDKVDYTTTELQSAIMQTRMVEVGQVFGKFPRVVRDLAREFDKQIDLTVEGEDTELDKSLVEEIGDPLLHLVRNAADHGIEPPEERKEKGKDPRGEIHLSASHAGNHIIIEIADDGAGLDPDALRQKAVEKDVLTEDEATDLSDSEAYQLIFRPGFSTTEEVGQVSGRGVGMDVVKTNLAELNGTIDIDSTPGEGTRFTLKLPLTLAILQSMLVRSGAETFAIPLYAVAEAVRLEPGMIDTIQEGEVIEHRDQVIPVMRLGDVLDVQSPDAGGQRADRFTEEQDAYAVVVNVAHRRAALVVDELISQEEVVIKSLGDYLKSVPGIAGSTILGDGQVIMVLDIGEMIQHEEFAAEEEGTEAAGANGVPAASSK comes from the coding sequence ATGAGCGAACAGCACCCTATTCACGACGACGGCATGCAGGAGATCGTCGAGAGCTTCGTGGTGGAGGCCACGGAGATCTACGACGGTCTTGAGGGGGATCTCCTCCAGCTCGAAAAAACGCCCGAGGACGAAGAGCTCGTCGACAGCGTCTTCCGCGACGTGCACACGGTCAAAGGCACGGCGGGCTTCCTCGACCTCGAACAGCTCAGCACGCTCGCGCACCGGTTCGAGGAGGTGCTCGACGCGATGCGGGAGCAGGAGGTGGACTTCGAGCCGGCCATGACCGACGTGATGTTGTGTGCCTTCGACCACATGAAGGTGCTCACCCAGCAGGTCGTCGACCGCGACCTGGAGCCCCTCGACCTGGAGCCCCTGCTCGATGCCCTCGAGGCGATCAACGAGGGCACGTTCGAGGCCGGATCGGTCTCGCTGCCGGATCCGGACGGAGGGGCGCCCGAAGAGGTTGGGGGCGACGCCTCCGGGGGTGCCGACGAGCCGGCGGACGCGAACGAAACGGGCGACACGGAGGGGGCCGCCTCGTCCGACGCGGGCGAGCCGTCGGACGACACCGCGAGCACCGACGGCGACGGGGGGGGCGGCGACTCGGGGCGACAAGCGCCGGATACCATCCGCGTGGAGGTGAGCCGACTGAATCAACTGATGGACCTGGTGGGCGAACTGGTGCTGGGGCGCAACCGGCTTCTCCAGCTCATCACGGAGGCCCGCACCGAGCACGACGCGCGTGCCGACACGGACGAGCGCCTCCGTCTCGACTCTCTGCTGGGAGAGCTGGAGGAGGCGAGCGACAAGGTCGACTACACGACCACGGAGCTGCAGAGCGCCATCATGCAGACGCGCATGGTGGAGGTGGGGCAGGTCTTTGGCAAGTTCCCACGCGTGGTGCGCGACCTGGCCCGCGAGTTCGACAAGCAGATCGACCTGACGGTGGAGGGGGAGGACACGGAGCTGGACAAGTCGCTCGTCGAGGAGATTGGGGACCCGCTGCTGCACCTCGTGCGCAACGCGGCGGACCACGGCATCGAGCCCCCCGAGGAGCGGAAGGAAAAGGGCAAAGACCCGCGCGGCGAAATTCACCTGTCGGCGTCCCACGCCGGCAATCACATCATCATCGAAATCGCCGACGACGGCGCCGGCCTCGACCCGGACGCCCTGAGGCAGAAGGCCGTCGAGAAGGACGTGCTGACCGAGGACGAGGCGACGGACCTGAGCGACTCGGAGGCGTACCAGCTCATCTTCCGCCCGGGGTTCTCGACCACCGAGGAGGTGGGGCAGGTGTCCGGACGCGGGGTCGGCATGGACGTGGTGAAGACCAATCTGGCCGAGCTCAACGGAACCATCGACATCGACTCGACCCCCGGAGAGGGCACCCGGTTTACGCTGAAGCTCCCCCTCACGCTTGCGATCCTCCAGAGCATGCTGGTGCGGAGCGGAGCGGAAACCTTCGCGATCCCGCTCTACGCCGTCGCGGAGGCGGTGCGCCTGGAGCCGGGCATGATCGACACGATCCAGGAGGGGGAGGTCATCGAACACCGGGACCAGGTGATTCCGGTGATGCGCCTCGGGGACGTGCTGGACGTACAGTCCCCCGACGCCGGGGGGCAGCGGGCCGACCGCTTCACCGAGGAGCAGGACGCGTACGCCGTCGTGGTGAACGTGGCCCATCGCCGCGCCGCGCTGGTCGTCGACGAACTCATTTCCCAAGAGGAGGTCGTCATCAAATCACTGGGCGACTACCTCAAGTCGGTGCCGGGCATTGCCGGGTCCACCATCCTGGGCGACGGCCAGGTGATCATGGTGCTCGACATTGGGGAGATGATCCAGCACGAAGAATTTGCCGCCGAGGAGGAAGGCACCGAGGCCGCCGGCGCGAACGGGGTGCCGGCCGCATCCTCGAAGTAG
- a CDS encoding response regulator has translation MKFLIVDDSPTMLRIIRNALQEIGYDDIVEAEDGEDALEKLEENAPDFVVTDWNMPNMNGVDLTSNIRNHPEYSDLPILMITTRGMKEDVKTAMKAEVNNYIVKPFEPEVLEEKVDSCLEAAA, from the coding sequence ATGAAGTTCCTGATCGTCGACGACTCGCCTACGATGCTCCGCATCATCCGGAATGCCCTCCAGGAGATCGGCTACGACGACATTGTGGAGGCCGAGGACGGCGAGGACGCGCTGGAAAAGCTGGAGGAAAACGCCCCGGACTTCGTCGTCACCGACTGGAATATGCCCAACATGAACGGGGTGGACCTCACTAGCAACATCCGAAATCACCCCGAGTACTCGGACCTCCCGATCCTGATGATTACCACCCGAGGCATGAAGGAGGACGTGAAGACCGCCATGAAGGCGGAGGTGAATAACTACATCGTGAAGCCCTTCGAGCCGGAGGTGCTCGAGGAGAAGGTGGATAGCTGCCTCGAGGCGGCTGCGTAG
- a CDS encoding CheR family methyltransferase, whose product MKKPSAAEASLSRQTFDRLRDLVREHAGIDFPDEKRYLLESRVRPRLLAQDVPDFETYADRLEQGDTREIARLVNAVTINETAFFRHPSQFEALEDTILPELVRLHQQERSGPMRLWSAACSAGDEAYSLAILIREALAPRHPRMDYEIVGTDIDTAVLEEARAGRYRKRSVRNVPPAYLRDYFDQSGEAFVVDPAIRDMVEFRPLNLTDARDMRRMRNFDLIMCANVLIYFNETSKKDVLQGLYRSLRPGGYLFVGGSEALGGLDVPLEPVRHEGALAYRRPTNGSVSSRG is encoded by the coding sequence ATGAAAAAACCGTCCGCAGCAGAGGCGTCGCTCTCCAGACAAACGTTTGACCGCCTCCGCGACCTCGTGCGCGAGCATGCCGGCATCGACTTTCCCGACGAGAAGCGATACCTCCTCGAAAGCCGAGTCAGGCCGCGCCTCCTGGCACAGGACGTGCCCGACTTCGAGACGTACGCGGATCGTCTGGAGCAGGGGGACACCAGGGAGATTGCGCGACTGGTGAACGCGGTGACAATCAACGAAACGGCTTTTTTTCGGCACCCGTCGCAGTTCGAGGCCCTGGAGGACACCATCCTTCCCGAATTGGTGCGGCTGCACCAGCAGGAACGGTCGGGCCCCATGCGGCTCTGGAGCGCGGCCTGCTCGGCCGGCGACGAGGCCTACTCGCTCGCGATTCTGATCCGGGAGGCGCTTGCGCCGCGCCACCCGCGCATGGACTACGAGATTGTGGGGACGGACATCGACACCGCGGTGCTGGAGGAGGCCCGCGCGGGCCGCTACCGAAAACGGTCCGTCCGGAACGTGCCGCCGGCCTACCTGCGCGACTACTTTGATCAGTCGGGCGAGGCCTTCGTGGTCGACCCCGCGATCCGCGACATGGTGGAGTTCCGGCCCCTCAACCTGACCGACGCCCGGGACATGCGGCGGATGCGCAACTTCGACCTCATCATGTGTGCCAACGTGCTCATCTACTTCAACGAGACCTCCAAAAAGGACGTGCTCCAAGGCCTGTACCGGTCGCTCCGTCCGGGCGGCTACTTGTTCGTCGGCGGCTCGGAGGCGCTCGGGGGGCTCGACGTCCCGCTGGAGCCCGTCCGCCACGAAGGCGCGCTCGCCTACCGGCGCCCGACCAACGGGTCGGTCTCCTCGCGAGGATGA
- a CDS encoding chemotaxis protein CheW translates to MREPDSQTEDVRQFVSFIVAEEEFGVDILTVQEIIRPVEITRVPHAPDFVEGVINLRGRILPIIDLRTRLGFPERDQDEDTRILVVELQDQTVGFVTDSVREVLRVEESTIEPAPDLATNIDTHFLRGVAKLDERLLILLDLDGIFSEEEAEALQGMEEDEADAAAAQGVAA, encoded by the coding sequence ATGCGCGAACCCGACTCGCAAACCGAAGACGTCCGCCAGTTCGTCAGCTTCATCGTGGCGGAGGAGGAATTCGGGGTCGACATCCTGACGGTGCAGGAAATCATCCGTCCCGTCGAGATCACCCGCGTGCCCCATGCGCCCGACTTCGTAGAGGGCGTCATCAACCTGCGCGGACGCATCCTTCCGATCATTGACCTGCGCACGCGCCTCGGCTTCCCGGAGCGCGACCAGGACGAGGACACGCGCATTCTCGTGGTGGAGCTGCAGGACCAGACGGTCGGGTTCGTGACCGACTCCGTCCGCGAAGTCCTCCGCGTGGAGGAGAGCACGATCGAGCCGGCCCCCGACCTTGCCACAAACATCGACACGCACTTCCTGCGGGGCGTGGCGAAGCTCGACGAGCGGCTCCTCATTCTGCTGGACCTGGACGGCATCTTCTCCGAGGAGGAGGCCGAGGCCCTGCAGGGCATGGAGGAAGACGAGGCCGACGCGGCCGCCGCACAAGGCGTCGCGGCATGA
- a CDS encoding flagellar hook protein FlgE produces MSLQSLSIGVSGLRSHQTRLDTVSNNIANSSTTAFKRQRAAFSEELGQEILGVGRTAGGSSINPSKVGRGVSVASIDRNFSQGSLNDTGIKTDLALNGDGFFVASPKSGAASDQRRLTRAGNFSFNQDGELVTANGLNVQGWEVGEDGTADTGELKNIRFDPNAQSAAKATTEAEVGGNLSADATDGDTSEISSVVYDEQGKAHNVVLNFEKTATDDEWTFSVEDPDGVLQNANAGGPGDANGTITFKDDGSVDSISGVTNAYDPDGNGTNDGVSLDWTSDAVQGGKSLGISLRDITQFSGSTTSKFQGQNGNSSGELSGVQFTPEGKLQLNYTNGVQEEEYQLAIGDVNNPNGLEQQGENFFTTTGASGDLQLGRAGRDLQTSVVSGSLESSNVDLAKEFSDLIKAQRSYQASSQIITTADEVLNQTVQLKR; encoded by the coding sequence ATGAGTCTTCAGTCTTTGAGCATCGGCGTCTCTGGGCTTCGAAGTCACCAGACGCGCCTCGACACGGTCAGCAACAACATCGCAAACTCCAGCACGACGGCCTTCAAGCGCCAGCGGGCCGCGTTCAGTGAGGAGCTCGGCCAGGAGATTCTGGGCGTGGGGCGCACGGCGGGCGGCTCGTCCATCAACCCCTCGAAGGTGGGGCGGGGCGTCTCGGTCGCCTCGATCGACCGGAACTTCTCGCAGGGCTCGCTCAACGACACCGGCATCAAGACCGACCTCGCGCTGAACGGGGACGGATTCTTCGTCGCCAGCCCCAAAAGCGGGGCGGCGAGCGACCAGCGTCGCCTCACGCGGGCCGGCAACTTCTCGTTCAACCAGGACGGCGAACTCGTCACGGCCAACGGCCTGAACGTGCAGGGCTGGGAGGTTGGGGAGGACGGGACGGCCGATACGGGCGAGCTCAAGAACATCCGGTTCGACCCCAATGCCCAGTCCGCGGCGAAAGCCACCACCGAGGCGGAGGTTGGGGGCAACCTCTCGGCCGACGCGACCGACGGGGACACGAGTGAGATTTCAAGCGTCGTCTACGACGAGCAGGGGAAGGCCCACAACGTGGTCCTCAACTTCGAAAAGACGGCGACCGATGACGAGTGGACATTCAGCGTAGAGGACCCTGATGGCGTCCTTCAAAACGCCAACGCAGGCGGTCCGGGCGACGCCAACGGAACGATCACGTTCAAGGACGACGGTTCCGTAGACTCGATTTCAGGCGTGACCAACGCGTACGACCCAGACGGCAACGGGACCAACGACGGGGTGAGTCTCGACTGGACGAGTGATGCGGTTCAAGGGGGCAAAAGCTTGGGCATCAGCCTGCGCGACATTACGCAGTTCAGTGGCTCGACCACGTCGAAATTCCAGGGCCAGAACGGCAACTCGTCGGGGGAGCTGTCCGGCGTTCAGTTCACGCCGGAGGGCAAGCTGCAGCTCAACTACACCAACGGGGTGCAGGAGGAGGAATATCAGCTGGCCATCGGCGACGTCAACAACCCGAACGGCCTGGAGCAGCAGGGCGAGAACTTCTTCACCACGACCGGCGCCTCAGGGGACCTTCAGCTCGGACGTGCGGGCCGCGACCTGCAGACGTCCGTGGTGTCCGGGTCGCTGGAGTCGAGCAACGTGGACCTCGCGAAGGAATTCTCCGACCTCATCAAGGCCCAGCGTAGCTACCAGGCCTCCTCCCAGATCATCACGACCGCGGACGAGGTCCTCAACCAGACCGTCCAGCTCAAGCGGTAA
- a CDS encoding TIGR02530 family flagellar biosynthesis protein — protein MTVHQRNGRVPPDALRQTPSEPSSPDAPSKDTDEASFADHLEAAQEQTDGIELSGHAKQRVAQRNISLDAGQRQDLADAMNQLDDKGAQDAAVLREDAAFVVNVPSRTVVTALDQTEMQRRVFTDIDSAVRL, from the coding sequence ATGACGGTCCACCAGCGAAACGGACGCGTCCCGCCGGACGCGCTCCGGCAGACGCCGTCGGAGCCGTCCTCGCCCGACGCTCCGTCCAAAGACACGGACGAGGCGTCGTTTGCCGACCACCTGGAGGCGGCGCAGGAGCAGACGGACGGCATTGAGCTCTCCGGCCACGCCAAGCAGCGGGTCGCGCAGCGCAACATCTCGCTCGACGCCGGCCAACGCCAAGACCTCGCCGACGCCATGAACCAGCTCGACGACAAGGGGGCCCAGGACGCGGCCGTCCTCCGCGAGGACGCGGCCTTCGTGGTCAACGTGCCGAGCCGGACCGTCGTCACGGCCCTCGACCAGACCGAAATGCAGCGGCGGGTCTTCACGGACATCGACAGCGCCGTCCGGCTCTAG
- a CDS encoding flagellar hook assembly protein FlgD: protein MIESLASSAAPSPAVLPNGDGSQGGESGGNGALSQATSANLGKNDFLKLLTTQLQNQDPSNPMKGKDFAAQLAQFSSVEQLTNISGQIEEQGTSDGALAQSINDGIATDLIGRTVKTSGNTLRWTGEGEATFGVDLERPAAEATVTIRDAGGNAVRTKTLENVSQSTEVTWDGAADGGAQVPDGTYSVEVSATGGSGDAIEGTARLEGTVDRVTLKDGKTSLRIGGAQVSMGRVQSIAAQ, encoded by the coding sequence ATGATTGAGTCCCTCGCATCGTCCGCGGCGCCGAGCCCGGCCGTCCTCCCGAACGGAGACGGTTCGCAGGGCGGGGAATCGGGCGGCAACGGTGCCCTCTCGCAGGCCACCTCGGCGAACCTCGGCAAGAACGACTTTCTAAAGCTGCTAACCACGCAGCTTCAGAATCAGGACCCCTCAAACCCGATGAAGGGGAAAGACTTTGCCGCACAGCTGGCCCAGTTTAGCTCCGTCGAGCAGCTCACCAACATCAGCGGCCAGATTGAGGAGCAGGGAACGAGCGACGGGGCCCTGGCCCAGAGCATCAACGACGGCATCGCGACCGACCTCATCGGGCGCACGGTGAAGACCTCGGGCAACACCCTGCGGTGGACGGGGGAGGGGGAGGCGACCTTCGGGGTCGACCTGGAGCGCCCGGCCGCCGAGGCCACGGTCACGATCCGCGACGCGGGGGGCAACGCGGTGCGGACGAAAACCCTCGAGAATGTATCGCAGAGCACGGAGGTCACCTGGGACGGCGCGGCGGACGGGGGCGCACAGGTGCCCGACGGCACGTATTCGGTGGAGGTCAGCGCCACGGGCGGGAGCGGGGACGCCATTGAGGGGACCGCGCGACTGGAGGGCACCGTCGATCGCGTGACGCTAAAGGACGGGAAGACGTCCCTCCGCATTGGGGGGGCGCAGGTGTCGATGGGGCGTGTGCAGAGCATTGCGGCCCAGTAG
- a CDS encoding kinesin, translating to MQSTVIKYGLLIAGAALGAFAVALLGAYLLMPSIAPETAGVSADSLDASGRDTTRQASLPGDTTATSSDTTATRASRDSTGRALRDSTRVASSLVSRLRDSLTVVGQLQDSLRALKEQLRTAEAEADTLQAQITSLESREAKVGELKDALLGMGRRELATVLANVNMAVLKELYQRTSGRTRTQLLTAISAERTAQFVNQVVGGDDAPADTTAAQATDRDEGRGASPGR from the coding sequence ATGCAGTCGACCGTGATCAAGTACGGACTTCTCATTGCGGGCGCGGCGCTGGGGGCCTTCGCGGTCGCCCTGCTGGGGGCGTACCTGCTGATGCCGTCCATCGCGCCGGAGACGGCGGGGGTGTCCGCCGACAGCCTCGACGCGTCCGGGCGCGACACGACCCGACAGGCGTCCCTGCCCGGGGACACGACCGCGACGTCGTCGGACACGACCGCAACGCGGGCGTCCCGCGACTCGACGGGGCGCGCGCTCCGCGATTCGACGCGTGTGGCGTCCTCGCTGGTCTCGCGGCTTCGGGACTCCCTTACGGTCGTCGGGCAGCTTCAGGATTCGCTCCGGGCCCTCAAGGAGCAGCTCCGCACGGCCGAGGCGGAGGCCGACACCCTGCAGGCACAGATCACGTCGCTGGAGAGCCGGGAGGCGAAGGTGGGCGAGCTGAAGGACGCCCTGCTCGGCATGGGCCGGCGGGAGCTCGCGACCGTGCTGGCGAACGTGAACATGGCGGTCCTCAAGGAGCTGTACCAGCGCACCTCGGGGCGAACGCGCACCCAACTGCTCACTGCCATCTCGGCGGAGCGGACGGCACAGTTTGTGAATCAGGTTGTCGGGGGCGACGATGCGCCCGCCGACACGACCGCCGCGCAGGCGACCGACAGAGACGAAGGCCGGGGCGCGTCGCCCGGCCGCTGA
- a CDS encoding flagellar FliJ family protein — translation MPGKKFRFSLQKVLELRQHETEKARQALADAERALEQKADALEQARDHLAECRRRVDAARRQDPARIQQADAFRQAARQTVEATRDAVEACRERVERARAELRERRRAEEALEELRSQERDQHDREQKKASEAFFDEQAMLRHDRTDAALSLL, via the coding sequence ATGCCCGGAAAGAAGTTCCGCTTCTCGCTGCAGAAAGTGCTGGAATTGCGCCAGCACGAGACCGAGAAGGCCCGCCAGGCCCTCGCCGACGCCGAGCGTGCGCTCGAGCAGAAGGCGGACGCGCTGGAGCAGGCCCGGGATCACCTGGCGGAGTGTCGGCGGCGGGTGGACGCGGCGCGCCGGCAAGACCCGGCCCGCATTCAGCAGGCCGACGCGTTTCGCCAGGCGGCGCGTCAGACCGTGGAGGCGACCCGGGACGCCGTGGAGGCCTGCCGGGAGCGGGTGGAGCGGGCCCGTGCCGAGCTTCGCGAACGCCGGCGGGCCGAGGAGGCCCTCGAAGAGCTGCGAAGCCAGGAGCGGGACCAGCACGACCGCGAGCAGAAGAAGGCGAGTGAGGCCTTCTTCGACGAGCAGGCCATGCTTCGTCACGACCGCACCGACGCGGCGCTGTCGCTACTCTAA